A genome region from Aurantiacibacter sp. MUD61 includes the following:
- a CDS encoding alpha/beta hydrolase — protein MIRRAALVFAASVALTVSPALAQDAAPITIGETHMLAFDEEPVARHINVYLPTDYREGEEAFPVIYLIDGGMNQDFLHVTGTSALNALWGRSQSAIVVGITTRDRRAELIGSTGTAEEQEAFPTAGNASAFRAFIRDEVKPLIDSTYRTDGTDVALGESLAGLFIVETWLIEPDLFDAYGAVNPSLWWDGQALARSAAETRAGEDDAPRLIISYSNEGPETQQAVEMVAAVAGEQGCLLATPELTHATAYHILTPTVMQYLLPTGYDFDAEWGFDVPCEEGE, from the coding sequence GTGATCCGCCGCGCCGCGCTTGTCTTCGCAGCGAGTGTTGCACTGACCGTCAGCCCCGCGCTGGCGCAAGATGCTGCGCCGATAACCATTGGCGAAACGCACATGCTCGCCTTCGATGAAGAGCCTGTCGCGCGGCATATCAATGTCTACCTGCCGACCGATTATCGCGAGGGCGAGGAGGCCTTTCCGGTCATTTACCTGATCGATGGCGGCATGAACCAGGATTTCCTCCACGTCACCGGCACCAGTGCGCTCAATGCGCTGTGGGGCCGCTCGCAGTCCGCGATCGTCGTCGGCATCACAACGCGCGATCGCCGCGCGGAGCTGATCGGATCGACCGGAACGGCGGAGGAGCAGGAGGCTTTTCCGACAGCGGGCAATGCCTCAGCTTTTCGCGCCTTTATCCGCGACGAGGTAAAGCCGCTGATCGACAGCACCTATCGCACCGACGGCACGGATGTGGCGCTCGGGGAATCGCTTGCGGGGCTTTTCATCGTCGAAACGTGGCTGATAGAACCGGACCTCTTCGATGCCTATGGCGCGGTCAATCCCAGCCTGTGGTGGGACGGCCAGGCGCTCGCCCGCTCGGCTGCGGAAACACGGGCTGGCGAGGATGACGCGCCGCGTCTTATCATCAGCTATTCCAACGAAGGTCCGGAAACGCAGCAAGCGGTTGAAATGGTCGCAGCGGTAGCGGGAGAGCAGGGCTGCTTGCTCGCAACGCCTGAACTGACGCACGCGACCGCCTACCACATCCTCACCCCCACGGTGATGCAGTACCTGCTGCCGACCGGGTATGATTTCGATGCGGAATGGGGTTTTGACGTGCCGTGCGAGGAGGGAGAGTGA
- a CDS encoding acetyl-CoA carboxylase biotin carboxylase subunit — MFSKILIANRGEIACRVIKTARRMDIATVAVYSDADARAPFVQMADEAVHIGPPPAAESYLLADKIIAACKQTGAEAVHPGYGFLSERASFVEALEKENIAFIGPPASAIAAMGDKIESKKLAKEAGVNTVPGSEDAIDTTDEALSVSNAIGYPVMMKASAGGGGKGMRLAWNDQDVKDGFEATKREGLNSFGDDRVFIEKFIEDPRHIEIQVLGDKHGTVLYLNERECSIQRRHQKVVEEAPSPFVTPEMRRKMGEQAVALSQAVGYHSAGTVELIVSGADPTGESFYFLEMNTRLQVEHPVTEAITGIDLVEQMIRIAAGEKLAMSQDDIGIDGWAIENRIYAEDPYRGFLPSTGRLVRYRTPVEPWAGDLRGVDGTRFDSGVQEGGEVSIFYDPMIAKLVTWAPTRDEAADLQIAALDRIELDGLGHNVDFLSALMQHPRFRSGELTTGFIAEEYPDGFEGAAVSDQTWRVLAAVAGVMATADADRARRISGQLNGPLLPPGDWIIRNGESDHEVTLGEEGLLVDGEQVVLEFTYTPGEKMVDVSVFDSTDEDAEAVASYGIGIDRTRTGYVMTTHGASHELRVLEARLAEHAGHMIEKEPPDTSKMLLCPMPGLLVKLHVEEGEEVQPGQPLATVEAMKMENILRAEKAGTIATINAEEGETLVVDAVILELE, encoded by the coding sequence ATGTTCTCCAAAATCCTCATCGCCAATCGTGGTGAAATCGCGTGCCGGGTCATCAAGACTGCGCGGCGCATGGATATCGCCACGGTCGCGGTTTATTCCGATGCCGATGCGCGCGCGCCTTTCGTGCAGATGGCCGATGAGGCCGTGCATATCGGACCGCCGCCTGCTGCCGAGAGCTACTTGCTCGCCGACAAGATCATCGCGGCTTGCAAGCAGACCGGGGCAGAGGCGGTGCATCCGGGATATGGCTTCTTGTCCGAACGTGCGAGCTTCGTCGAGGCGCTGGAGAAAGAGAACATCGCCTTTATCGGCCCGCCCGCCAGCGCGATTGCGGCGATGGGCGACAAGATCGAGTCCAAGAAGCTCGCCAAGGAAGCGGGCGTCAACACCGTCCCCGGCTCCGAAGATGCCATCGATACGACCGACGAGGCGCTGAGCGTTTCCAACGCAATCGGCTATCCGGTGATGATGAAGGCCAGCGCTGGCGGCGGCGGCAAGGGCATGCGGCTCGCGTGGAACGATCAGGATGTGAAGGACGGGTTCGAGGCGACCAAGCGCGAGGGCCTCAACAGCTTCGGCGACGACCGCGTCTTCATCGAGAAATTTATCGAAGACCCGCGCCATATCGAGATCCAGGTGCTCGGCGACAAGCACGGCACGGTGCTCTATCTGAACGAGCGCGAATGCAGCATCCAGCGCCGCCACCAGAAGGTGGTCGAGGAAGCGCCGTCTCCCTTCGTCACGCCCGAAATGCGCCGTAAGATGGGTGAGCAGGCGGTCGCATTATCGCAGGCCGTGGGATACCACTCGGCGGGCACGGTGGAGCTGATCGTCAGCGGCGCGGACCCGACGGGCGAAAGCTTCTACTTCCTCGAAATGAACACCCGACTGCAGGTGGAACACCCCGTCACCGAAGCGATCACCGGCATCGACCTGGTCGAGCAAATGATCCGCATTGCGGCGGGCGAAAAGCTCGCGATGTCGCAGGACGATATCGGTATCGATGGCTGGGCGATCGAGAACCGGATTTACGCCGAAGACCCGTATCGCGGCTTCCTCCCTTCAACCGGTCGCTTGGTGCGATATCGCACCCCCGTGGAGCCATGGGCGGGCGACCTTCGCGGTGTGGACGGCACCCGCTTCGATTCCGGCGTACAGGAAGGCGGCGAGGTCTCGATCTTCTATGATCCAATGATCGCCAAGCTGGTGACATGGGCACCGACGCGTGACGAAGCGGCGGATTTGCAGATCGCCGCGCTCGACCGGATCGAGCTCGACGGGCTCGGCCACAATGTCGATTTCCTCTCCGCGCTGATGCAGCATCCGCGCTTCCGCAGCGGTGAACTCACCACCGGCTTTATCGCCGAGGAATATCCCGATGGGTTTGAGGGTGCAGCTGTCAGTGACCAGACGTGGCGCGTCCTCGCCGCGGTAGCAGGCGTCATGGCCACAGCCGATGCCGATCGCGCACGGCGGATTTCGGGCCAGCTCAACGGCCCGCTGCTTCCGCCCGGCGACTGGATTATCCGCAATGGTGAGAGTGACCACGAGGTTACGCTGGGCGAGGAAGGCTTGCTCGTCGACGGCGAACAGGTCGTTCTCGAATTTACCTACACGCCGGGCGAAAAAATGGTCGATGTCTCGGTGTTCGACAGCACCGATGAAGATGCGGAAGCGGTGGCCAGCTACGGCATCGGTATTGATCGCACCCGCACCGGCTATGTCATGACCACCCACGGCGCGAGCCATGAGCTGCGCGTCCTCGAAGCGCGGCTGGCCGAGCACGCCGGACACATGATCGAAAAAGAGCCGCCCGACACTTCCAAAATGCTGCTTTGCCCGATGCCCGGCCTGCTGGTGAAACTGCATGTCGAGGAGGGCGAGGAAGTCCAGCCCGGACAGCCGCTCGCCACGGTCGAGGCGATGAAGATGGAGAACATCCTGCGCGCCGAGAAGGCGGGCACTATCGCCACCATCAATGCCGAAGAAGGCGAGACGCTCGTTGTGGATGCGGTGATTCTGGAACTCGAATAG
- a CDS encoding RidA family protein gives MRRHATSGSPFEEQFGFTRAVKEGNRIVVAGTGPIEEDGSTTEGDAAAQADRCCRLIIKAIEDLGGSAVGVVRTRMFLVSPGDQEAVGEVHKKHFGDARPAATMVGVAWLCREDWLVEIEAEALISDQ, from the coding sequence ATGCGCCGCCACGCAACATCCGGATCACCGTTTGAAGAGCAATTCGGCTTCACCCGCGCGGTGAAGGAAGGCAATCGCATCGTGGTCGCGGGCACAGGCCCAATCGAGGAGGATGGATCCACGACTGAAGGCGATGCGGCTGCGCAGGCCGATCGCTGTTGCCGCCTCATCATCAAGGCGATCGAAGACCTGGGCGGCAGCGCAGTAGGTGTGGTGCGCACGCGCATGTTCCTCGTCTCGCCAGGCGATCAGGAGGCTGTCGGCGAAGTGCATAAGAAGCATTTCGGCGATGCGCGGCCTGCTGCCACCATGGTCGGCGTAGCATGGCTTTGCCGCGAAGACTGGCTGGTCGAGATTGAGGCAGAAGCGCTGATCTCCGATCAGTAA
- a CDS encoding enoyl-CoA hydratase-related protein yields MAYETITTEQRGSVTLITINRPDALNALNTTVLAELTKAFAEYDADDSQGCAVITGSGDKAFAAGADIKEMADKPAAEFYNEDFFAGWNEMTAKTRKPWIAAVNGFALGGGCEVAMMADFIIASENAKFGQPEIKLGVAPGMGGSQRLTRAVGKSKAMDLCLTGRMMDAEEAERAGLVARVVPHDQLLDQAMKAAETIASMAPMAVKVNKELVDAAYETTLSQGMIHERRLFQILTATEDKTEGMKAFVEKRPPEWKGR; encoded by the coding sequence ATGGCATACGAAACCATCACCACCGAACAGCGCGGTTCGGTCACGCTGATCACTATCAATCGTCCCGATGCGCTGAATGCGCTCAACACCACTGTGCTGGCCGAACTGACGAAAGCCTTTGCCGAGTATGACGCCGATGACAGCCAGGGCTGCGCGGTCATCACAGGTTCTGGCGACAAGGCCTTTGCCGCTGGCGCCGACATCAAGGAAATGGCTGACAAGCCCGCGGCCGAATTCTACAATGAAGACTTCTTCGCCGGCTGGAACGAAATGACCGCGAAAACGCGCAAGCCGTGGATCGCTGCGGTCAACGGCTTTGCGCTCGGCGGAGGGTGCGAGGTCGCCATGATGGCGGATTTCATCATCGCTTCCGAGAATGCGAAATTCGGCCAGCCCGAAATCAAGCTGGGCGTTGCACCCGGCATGGGTGGCAGCCAGCGTCTCACCCGCGCGGTCGGCAAGTCGAAAGCGATGGATCTGTGCCTGACGGGCCGGATGATGGATGCCGAAGAAGCCGAGCGCGCTGGCCTCGTCGCCCGCGTGGTGCCGCATGATCAGCTGCTCGACCAAGCAATGAAGGCCGCCGAAACTATCGCCTCCATGGCGCCCATGGCAGTCAAGGTGAACAAGGAGCTGGTCGATGCAGCGTATGAGACGACGCTCAGCCAGGGCATGATCCACGAACGGCGCCTGTTCCAGATCCTCACCGCCACCGAAGACAAGACAGAAGGCATGAAAGCCTTCGTCGAAAAGCGTCCGCCGGAGTGGAAGGGCCGCTAA
- a CDS encoding CoA-acylating methylmalonate-semialdehyde dehydrogenase codes for MRQIDHFIQGFEGSDASARKHQIWNPSTGEVQAEVSLGDAALLDRAVANAKKVQPEWAATNPQKRARVMFEFKRLVEEHKQELAELLSSEHGKVVDDAHGDVQRGLEVIEYACGIPQVLKGEYTNGAGPGIDVYSMRQPLGIGAGITPFNFPAMIPMWMFGMAVAAGNAFILKPSERDPSVPVRLAELFVEAGAPEGLLQVVHGDKEMVDAILDHEDIAAVSFVGSSDIAHYVYKRGVAAGKRVQAMGGAKNHGIVMPDADLDQVVNDLSGAAFGSAGERCMALPVVVPVGEDTAERLKEKLIPAINALRVGVSTDKDAHYGPVVTPEHKQRVEDWITTAENEGGEIVIDGRGFTLQGHENGFFVGPTLIDHVTPDMESYKEEIFGPVLQIVRATDFEHALKLPSDHQYGNGVAIFTRNGHAAREFAHRVNVGMVGINVPIPVPVSYHSFGGWKRSGFGDADQYGMEGMRFWTKAKKVTQRWPDGGGDGSNAFVIPTMG; via the coding sequence ATGCGTCAGATCGATCACTTCATCCAGGGCTTCGAAGGCAGCGACGCCTCCGCGCGCAAACACCAGATCTGGAACCCTTCGACAGGCGAAGTGCAGGCCGAAGTTTCGCTCGGCGATGCGGCTTTGCTCGACCGCGCTGTCGCCAACGCGAAGAAAGTCCAGCCCGAGTGGGCGGCGACCAATCCGCAAAAGCGCGCCCGTGTGATGTTCGAATTCAAGCGGCTGGTCGAAGAGCACAAGCAGGAGCTCGCTGAGCTTCTCTCGAGCGAGCATGGCAAGGTTGTCGATGATGCCCATGGCGATGTGCAGCGCGGGCTCGAAGTCATCGAATACGCCTGCGGCATCCCGCAGGTGCTGAAAGGCGAGTACACCAATGGCGCGGGGCCGGGCATCGACGTTTATTCGATGCGCCAGCCGCTTGGCATTGGCGCGGGCATCACGCCGTTCAACTTCCCTGCGATGATCCCGATGTGGATGTTCGGCATGGCCGTGGCGGCGGGCAATGCCTTCATTCTGAAGCCTTCGGAACGCGATCCTTCAGTGCCGGTGCGGCTCGCCGAATTGTTCGTCGAAGCGGGCGCGCCTGAAGGACTGTTGCAGGTCGTGCATGGCGACAAGGAAATGGTCGATGCGATCCTCGATCATGAGGACATTGCCGCGGTCAGCTTCGTCGGTTCGTCCGACATTGCGCACTACGTTTACAAGCGCGGCGTTGCTGCGGGCAAGCGAGTGCAGGCGATGGGCGGCGCGAAGAACCACGGCATTGTGATGCCCGACGCCGATCTCGACCAGGTGGTGAACGATCTGTCTGGCGCGGCTTTTGGCTCGGCGGGCGAGCGCTGCATGGCGCTGCCGGTGGTGGTGCCCGTGGGCGAAGACACCGCAGAGCGGCTCAAGGAAAAGCTCATCCCCGCGATCAATGCGCTGCGCGTCGGAGTGTCGACCGACAAGGATGCGCATTACGGGCCGGTCGTCACGCCAGAGCACAAGCAGCGCGTCGAAGACTGGATCACCACGGCGGAAAACGAAGGCGGCGAGATCGTGATCGACGGTCGCGGCTTCACCCTGCAAGGCCATGAGAACGGTTTCTTCGTCGGCCCGACGTTGATCGACCATGTCACGCCAGACATGGAAAGCTACAAGGAAGAGATCTTCGGCCCCGTGCTCCAGATCGTCCGCGCCACGGATTTCGAGCATGCGCTCAAGCTGCCGAGCGATCACCAATACGGCAACGGCGTCGCCATCTTCACCCGCAACGGCCACGCCGCGCGCGAATTCGCGCACCGGGTGAATGTCGGCATGGTGGGCATCAACGTGCCGATCCCCGTGCCGGTGAGCTATCACAGCTTCGGTGGCTGGAAGCGGTCGGGCTTTGGCGATGCGGACCAGTACGGCATGGAAGGCATGCGCTTCTGGACCAAGGCGAAGAAAGTCACCCAGCGCTGGCCCGATGGCGGTGGCGACGGATCGAACGCCTTCGTCATTCCAACGATGGGATAA
- a CDS encoding polysaccharide deacetylase family protein has protein sequence MLARLLLVLITAMALAACMPSPAPVTDAEPVGERRIALTFDDIPRHQGAFLDTDERAEMLRTTLREAGVEQAAFFVNTGKLQERANGLGHLLAYMADGHVMANHAATHPSLSDLSVEEYLAEIDAAEEWLVQLEGHRPWFRYPFLDEGRADIAKRDGVRAGLAARGLTNGYVTVDASDWFYDQAASTARSEGRDVDMEALGELFVESHVEAANFFDDLAVRTIGRSPAHVMLLHEADVTVLFLADLIHALEADGWSIITADEAYADPFAAFAATYDTPSAQGTLTEQVAWERDLPAPRWYSRNALSEAQAEFDRRVLGQIEEED, from the coding sequence ATGCTGGCGCGTTTGCTGTTGGTTCTGATCACGGCAATGGCGCTGGCGGCCTGCATGCCGTCTCCCGCGCCCGTCACCGACGCAGAGCCCGTAGGCGAGCGGCGCATCGCGCTTACGTTCGATGACATCCCGCGGCATCAGGGCGCTTTCCTGGACACCGATGAACGCGCCGAGATGCTGCGGACAACTCTGCGTGAGGCCGGCGTCGAGCAGGCGGCTTTCTTCGTCAATACGGGCAAGCTGCAAGAGCGCGCGAACGGGCTGGGGCACCTGTTGGCCTATATGGCGGATGGTCATGTCATGGCCAATCACGCCGCTACCCATCCCTCGCTCAGCGATCTCTCGGTGGAAGAATATCTCGCCGAAATAGACGCGGCGGAAGAATGGCTGGTGCAACTGGAAGGCCACCGGCCGTGGTTCCGCTATCCCTTCCTCGATGAAGGGCGCGCAGACATTGCCAAGCGCGATGGCGTGCGCGCCGGGCTGGCCGCTCGCGGTCTTACCAATGGCTATGTGACCGTCGATGCCAGCGACTGGTTCTACGATCAGGCTGCCAGCACAGCGCGCAGCGAAGGCCGCGACGTGGACATGGAGGCACTCGGCGAGCTCTTTGTCGAGAGCCATGTCGAGGCCGCCAATTTCTTCGATGATCTCGCAGTGCGGACGATCGGCCGATCGCCTGCGCATGTCATGCTGCTGCATGAGGCCGATGTGACCGTGCTCTTCCTCGCCGATCTGATCCACGCTCTCGAAGCCGATGGCTGGTCTATCATCACGGCAGACGAGGCCTATGCCGATCCCTTCGCGGCCTTTGCGGCGACTTACGATACCCCGAGCGCACAGGGCACGCTGACCGAGCAGGTCGCGTGGGAACGCGACTTGCCAGCGCCGCGATGGTATTCCAGAAATGCACTTTCAGAGGCGCAGGCCGAATTCGATCGCCGTGTGCTGGGACAGATTGAAGAAGAGGACTGA